From the Temnothorax longispinosus isolate EJ_2023e chromosome 6, Tlon_JGU_v1, whole genome shotgun sequence genome, one window contains:
- the LOC139814610 gene encoding uncharacterized protein: MPFRNLKLLIMLEKALGLFSCNLVNGRLKSSSTWSCCFCIIWILFHCLYMGIYYYERYIDTPIERTKKDKVLDILQSSMGFVSFAPYYIVAAFWSENFVKLSDKLLTYDEQAIALEYPRKDKHIFTYLFFVYTFIILSWESYYDVGNAILEGRSEGILEGISFMLRNVVPNVSGTYRILIMCMFLDLIRQRFRHLNETIVPHVSELPVTGSLGEITVYDVRYLHGVLLDSAELINALYGIGALLTLMSTLLGLISITYTIIKNLQQHKNIQELFIDVLDLLIQNIYLFTMYHFTTYEANRVEERVIKYGLPFSNKKCRMDKIEMMLYFYHRRYSFTAAEFFELDMTIFLPIATVVMTYLTLIV, encoded by the exons ATGCCTTTTCGAAATCTAAAACTCTTAATAATGCTCGAGAAAGCATTAGGTTTATTTTCGTGCAATTTGGTGAACGGCCGATTGAAATCGAGCAGTACCTGGAGCTGttgtttttgtataatatgGATCttatttcattgtttatacatgggtatatattattatgagaGGTACATCGATACGCCTATTGAAAGAACTAAAAAGGACAAGGTACTTGACATCCTGCAGTCTAGTATGGGTTTTGTTTCCTTCGCCCCTTACTATATCGTGGCAGCCTTTTGGAGCGAGAATTTCGTTAAG TTGTCTGACAAACTTCTGACATACGACGAACAGGCGATAGCATTAGAATATCCAAGGAAGGACAAACATATATTCACGTATCTGTTTTTCGTGTACACGTTTATCATATTAAGTTGGGAGTCTTATTACGACGTCGGTAATGCTATATTGGAAGGAAGATCGGAAGGAATATTGGAAGGAATATCATTCATGTTGAGAAATGTAGTTCCTAACGTTAGTGGCACTTATCGCATCTTAATAATGTGCATGTTTCTGGATCTGATACGCCAACGTTTTCGTCACCTGAACGAGACGATAGTCCCTCACGTTTCGGAGTTACCGGTAACCGGATCGCTAGGGGAAATCACGGTTTACGACGTGCGCTATTTGCACGGTGTACTTCTCGATAGTGCCGAACTGATAAACGCATTATACGGGATAGGCGCTTTGCTCACCCTCATGTCCACATTACTGGGACTTATTTCAATTACATAcacaatcataaaaaatttgcagcagcacaaaaatatacaagaaCTCTTTATAGATGTACTGGATTTATtgattcaaaatatttatttgttcacAATGTATCACTTTACGACCTATGAG GCAAATCGCGTGGAAGAGCGCGTGATAAAATATGGCTTACCCTTTTCGAACAAGAAATGCCGCATG GACAAAATCGAAATGATGTTATACTTTTATCATAGGAGATATTCTTTTACTGCCGCGGAATTCTTTGAACTGGATATGACAATATTCCTTCCA ATCGCTACTGTGGTAATGAcgtatttaactttaatagtATAA